The DNA region tatgtaccctgtctctttaaattacctttaaaccaatcctcccccttctacctttagaaggtgagccccgtacACTTACCCCtactttccggatctcggtgggacctccagatgccgcgtccggctaacggagccgagtccggcgaggttaaaaatacacaggacaccaaggttcttcatccaggagggagcgtgtgcgcgctttattgccagatttgttccccttatatatctttttaacagctgcgggaaattactcaaaagtgaggagggaagagtaataactgcgtccttgggttaccatcacgtcaccgtcccctatcaggaggctcgaacaggtcaagatgttcccgagagacacatatgctccaggcagataaacagggaaccacAAGCccgcgtcatggccttgtgagctggccacattgacatgcataacaaagaactgggggttgagtccccaggggccagggcgggcctactaCCAGCACAAGCCTtgttccactttttatttttgtatgaagGATTAAACTGGGGGTCattagccactaagccacatctccaaccccgCTCCCCCCACCctgctgcttttaaaaaaatatttagagacagggtcttataaattgcttagggcctcattaagtagctgaggctggctttgtactcacaatcctcctgcctcagcctcctgagccactgggattacagatgtgcatcaccagGCACAGAGGTccacactttttgttgttgttttgtcacCTAGACGAGGGACACTTGTGCAGCTCCCCTTAATTACTTGGCCCCTACAGACGTCAGATTAGTATTAGGAGACCTAAGGTCCTATCATAAAACACATTACTAACATAAACTATCTGGCATGGCTCAAGGCCCTGTGTGAACAAAACATTCTTCTCAGGCATAAAGTTTTAAGGTCTTGGAGGTGATTTACCACAGGAGATGGCTCTATAGGTTGAGGTTTCTGTAAACCCCTCATCTTAAATAGCCATAGTCCCCCGAACATTTCAACACACAGTGTTCAAATGGGCACATCAACTCCAGTTTACCATCACTCATAATCAATATTTCTGTAACAAAACATGGTTCTCATCTGATTCTTGTAGTGCAAACATCAGTAACACAAACCTCCCCAATTCTGGCTGCTAAAGCACGATTCTTTTATAGGCCCCAGAGAACAGTTTCAGTCAACAGTAATGGACACTGTGTAACCTCacatgagaaaaagaaaccaatttATACTTCCCCACAAAGGACACATGGTCCCCATAACTGTCCCCACCTCTGGTGACTGCCAGACCTTCAAAAAGTCCTGACAATCAGATCACAAGGCTAGTCACAATAGGTCCTACAGTCTGTCCCTGGAGGCCTGACAACAAAGCAAGTTAAGACCAAAGATGGAGTTAAAATGATTCTCTGCCATACTATTCCCTCTGGGATACACAAAGTCTGGGACACCCACAAAAATGTTTGTCCTTTCATGCTAGAAAAGCCCAATTCTGTTCTCAAGCCATCTCGGCCAGTGAACAGAAACTTTTGAGATGAAATATGGCTTACTCAGGTGTGGgggtacatgcctataaccccatgATTGGGCTAAAGgaggaggattctaagttcaaggccagcctcagcagaacagcaagatcctatctcaaaaaaaaataaaaaggactagggatgtagctcagtggtagagggcttctGCATTTAATTCCCagcaatgaaaatttttttagaaatagaagggagaaagaatgtggcttaaacattaaatttttacTCTCACACATGCATGTAGTTCCCAGACTGATGACCTGAAGGCTAGAAAAATTCATCATAAAGATCATAGGTGTCTCATAATGTGGCCAAAGAAGGAAAGACTTGGCACCAGCAGAAGACAAACTGGGTTTTGTTGGTCAAAGCTGGTTAGGGCCATAGCCTAGTCGGGTGGAATGACAATAAACAAAGGTCCAGGCTACTTATGATTCCTCTGGAGAGGGGGACAGCAAAGAAGTCTGAGCACACTGAGGTGACTAGCAAACACCAACTGAGACGATGGCTTCTACTGTAGAAATTCAGTGTGAAAGTacccagaaaacaaaatatagctGCTTAAAAGCTGCCTGAGCCTGGTACTCATAAGAAATGTCCCCACCATGAATGTTCAGATGCATGGTGTTCACTTCCTGCTGATGACTCCATTACTGAGGCTTTCCAATGTGTTGATGCAATATCATTCTAGGGCCTTTCTTTAGTATGAACTTTCTGGTGTTGAATAAGGTTGGATCTTTGGCTGAAGCCTTTCCCACATTCACTGCTCAATTATAGCAGACCACTGACTGAAGACTATTCCACATTTACTGCACTCATAAGGCATTTCTCAGTTTGAACTTTGTGGTGCCGAGTAAGTTGGCTGCTTTGACTGAAGAATTCTCCACATTCACTGCACTCATATGGTCTTTCTCCCCTGCGAACTCTCTGGTGCTGTGTTAGGCCAAAGCTTTGACTAAAACATTTCCCACATTCGAAGCATTTATAAGGTCTTGATCCAGTGTGAACTCTTTGATGTTTAATGAGGGTAGAGCTTTGACTAAAGAATGTCCCACATTCATTACACTCATATGGCCTTTCACCAGTGTAAACTCTCTGATGTTTAATGAGGCTGGGGCTTTGGTTAAAGACTTTCTCACATTCACTGCATTCATAAGGCCTTGTTCCTGTGTGAACTATCTGGTGTTTAATTGGATTGGAATTGGAGGTAAAGAATTTTCCACATTCGTTGCATTTATAAGGCCTTGAGCCAGTATGGATCCTCTGATGTTCACTAAGGCTGGAGCTTTGGCTAAAAAATTTCCCACATTCATAAGGcctttctccagtatgaattcgcTGGTGCCGAACAAGCGTTGGTTTGTTgctgaaggccttcccacatttGTTGCATTCATAAGgcctttctccagtgtgaattctctggtGCTGAACAAGTATGTGTTTGTAgctgaaggccttcccacattcaTGGCACTCATAAAGCCTCTCTCCAGTGTGCACTCTCTGGTGCTGAGCAAGTCTGTATTTTTGGcagaaggctttcccacattcactgcaCTTATAGCATTTGTGTCCATTGTGAAAAGCTTCCATATACTCAATATTCTTTTGTTGCCTCCCTCTGCTTTGAGTGACTTGAAGCTGGAGATGGTTCAAGCTGTCTGAGAAGTCCTTCTTGGCCTCCGAGGAAATGAAACACTTCTTTGACTCATGGATACTGCAACTCCTCATACAGGAGACCCTGTTCTCATCTCTTCTGAAGAGTTCCTCTTCACTGTGCTGCTTCTGGTGTGGGTGACATTTTCCACATGCCCCACAGGGTTCCTTCCCAGAGCTGGTCCCTAGGCACTCGGCCAGATGCACATCACCTTCTGAGTCTAGGCACATATCTCCCAGGGATGGGGCTTCTGGGTGGACAGATCTGCCTTTGTAGTATTTATCTGTGACACTTCTACAGAAACACTTTGTTCAGAAAATGCCTCTTCATTCCCAACTCCATGCCAACAACCTATAAACAGAAATGCTAGTGAAATATACATTAACATCAATAAGACGGGGCAGCAACATCACAAATGTGTCCAATATTCCAAGGAACGAATCCATAGGATTTTTATAAGAATGAAGCATCTGGGTTTAGGCTCAGTAATGGGCTGCTCTACAGTACTGGGCCTATAAGTGTCACAGAGTAGAAACACAAGGATAGGCTACAGTACAAGGAAGAGAGGCAAAGTCCACAGCCTACTCCTCTCTGGAAAGAGTTTTCACCAGGCTCTTGGCTGGCTGGTGATACATGCATGCTTTGTGGAAGAGTGTGTTCAGGCCCAGGAAAATCCTATTGTACCCGAGTAACTAGTATCAAGACTATTTTAAGGATATGAGCAAACCTCATGACACATTAAGAGGAGGCTAATACTGAAGAGCATAGCATAGAAAGCAGtagacaggaagaggagagatAGAAGCCTAGGcagtagaagagagagagatgagagataATTCTGATCAAAAGTTAAGAGTAGAAATGATAGgtggaaaaatatcagaaatgagaaaagacagaaatgaggTATACAGCCCCTGGCCTTGACACCAAAAAAGTATCTGGCACAAAACATGTTCCTGTGATAATCTGAACACAGCTATTGATATCACATCTTTCCCCTGATGCTAATCACCAGGACAGGCCTACTTTGAGGCCCTCTTGCTATGCCTGGAGTCATGTCTACTCTGTCATGTACCCAGGGTTTTCCTCCCAGCTCCAGTTGGACAATGGCATGGGACCCAGAAGATGTAAGTCCTAAGGAAAAGTCAGAACAGGTGAAAGTTCAGCACTGGCTGAGGGCAACCAGTTGCAGAACAACCTTAGGAAAGAAAATTAGCATTACATAATGAAGCAGCATTCTGCAGAAAAAGCCTAGTGGTCCCCACTAATGTGACTATGTTGGGTCTTTACAATTCCTGATACAGTCAGACCCCCCAAAATATCACTTAGAAGTGGGGAGAACCTGAAGCACAGAGGTGGAATGGTGCAGAGTGTGATTCTAGCAGGGAAAGACTACGACAGAGAGGATCCACTGGACTAAATCCAAGTCTCCTGACCCACAAATCTTCCCTGAGAAGGCATCAGGGCAGCTGAGGTtgggcattctttttttttttttttttttaaatatttatttatttattttagttttcagcggacacaacatctttgtttgtatgtggtgctgaggatcgaaccccggccgcacgcatgccgggcgagcgcgctaccacttgagccacatccccagccccaggttgggCATTCTTGTAAAAGGAAGCAGTATACACAGCCCAGCCTTGACACCTGTAGCACCTACAAAAGGGAACCAGGAACTGAAGCTGTGCCCATTGTCCATGTATGAGAGGAATAGAGCTGCCTctggaaaaaagaggaaaggcagAGCCCAGCTCAGGATGCGTAAGGTGGAGATGAGGGCCTTGCCCGTGAGGCGACAAGTGAAAGGCTTCCAGCATCACATCACGATACAGTACTCTCTGAGCCTCGTCAAGGGATTTCCACTCCTCCTGGGAAAAGAATACAACCACATCCTCGAAGGTCACAGAGCCCTGTGATGATGAAAAGAGTGGTGTCTCCAAGCAGATTGTCTCCCTGGAATCCCATGAACACGCACCCACCCTAACCCACAATAAATCCCTGCTCATAATCTTCATCATCTCCCAACTAAAGGGCAATACACCCGTTTTCATTTCATGTTTCATTGATCATGGGTCCAACCTTAAGCAACACAAAAGTGGGCAAACACATGCAATCTAAGCTCTGGGCCTGGTATGCAGAGCCTTCAAACCTCTCCTGTCGAACTATCAGCCTGAGAGTACCCAGGACCAAGCTTCCCAGACATGACCAAACTTGATCTCATCCTTCTCTCTTAAGGTCCTACTTCCAGAGCCTTGAGAAAATTAGTTCACACTCATCCCCTGAGTATATCACTCATTAGATCATATCTCCCACATTTAGCTGATCTCTACTACCACCACCTAGATCACAAAATTGGCATTTCTCTCTGGCCTCTTTATATGCTGTCATGCATGCAACACCCAGAAAGTGCTTGGCAAAGGTAACAGGACCCTACTAAGCCCCAGAACTCCAATGGCAGCCTCCAGTCCTACTTGGAAAGCTTCCCCAACTGGTGTGACTTTAGTCAAAATACATGCAGATCTAAATACCCCTGACGTCCTTAACTTTTCTATTATACATAATGTCTGTTTGCCAGTTACAATGTCTGTCCACCATCACTCAATGAATACTTATACTAACACCAAGACTTAGGTCAACTAATCTGACATTGTGATAATTCAAGTCCCACcaaaaagcaccaaaaacaaaaacaaacaaacaaaaaaacccaaaaaactggTGAGTCATGGAAGCATGAAACAGCACCAGATCAACTTCACTACTTACCTCGACTACTGCTTTGCCTCCTCATCCACCTCATATCCACTTGCCCATGAAAACACTGACCACCTGCTGgaccttctccttcccctttcctgctGATGACCACCAATCTTCCTTGTATTTGTGATCCCCCTCCAGTTGCCCAAGCAAGAGACTCAACAGCTACCACCCTCTTCTTCATTGTCCCCTAACAGCAATATCACAATGACTTGAAAAAATACACCCCTCCTATAATGGACCTAGAGTTCCAATTTGTTCCACATCCCAAATGTCATACAATGGATCAGTCTATTTTGAAGCTCTCCACAGAACTCAAGACATATCCAGCTATCTACTCATCACTCCTCTCTGGGATTCTCTAAAACATCTGAGACACAACCAAACCCTGACTCCTAGTATTCTCACTGAAGAACACTTGTACCACTCATTGGCTTTCCCATTGCAGTTGATAACATTCCATTCTTCCAGGACACCTCCATGACTCATCAGCCTGTCATGCTCCCCATTTCAAAATCTGGTCAGccctattataaaaataaatccagaagCCAAAAGTGTCTTCCATCTCCACATCCACCACTGTAGTCTGCCATAACCAGTAAGATCCGGACAATGTAAGTGGTATCCTTAACGGTCTCTCTTTGTTCCTCTCCCTGACTGCATTCTGTACTATGCAACCAAGGGAAGCATATTAGGACCTGAATCAGATCTTCTCTACTCCAAAAATTCCATGGCTGCCACCATTCTCAAGACAGTTACCCAACTTCACAGGACACCACTGCAGGCCTAACTCTGAACCCCTTGCCTTCTGTCCCCATCTACAAGTCCTAGAACACTCCAATCTCAGTCTTATCTCCAAGCATTTGTACCTGCTGATCTCTGCACCTAAAATAACCTTTCATACCTCACTCCAATGATTGCCCCAAATGGAAGCCTTTCCATGTAACTTCTAACCTTGCCTTAGAAACCTAGGCTTAAGGTTTCTCTACCAGCCCCAGACACCAGGGGTAAGAAGAGTGACAACAGAGTTTGAAGACATTGTCACTCACCAGTGCAGGGTTCATACACGCCTCTGCCGCAGGAAGAACCTGTGGGGAGAGCAAGGCCATGTCACTGTAATTCACAGCAGGGGCAGAGATAATAAAGGAGATAGTATAACATTTAACATTTCAggtaaaaacaaatgctgaaggGGAAGATACAGTACACACAAGGGGAGAAGAAGTCATGAATTCCTGCACGTGTCATGTGGGTATCTTGAGGAAAGGCTTTGGGAGTGGCAAAAACACGTTCAAGGTCCTCCTCCTGGGGTTGTGTTTGAGAAACACCCACAACACCAGTGTGGCTGGAGCCCAATAAGCCAAAAGAGCAAGGGAGGCTGCTGGAGGAGAAGCAGTGGCACATATTACTTAACACGATTCAGTGGTTTTAGGCCTACATATATCAAAATTAAGTACTTAGATGTCCAAGTCTATTTCTGACACCTGCATCATATTCCATCTCTTCTTGTGTCAATAATATATTCTCCTCTTCCTTTAGCTCATAGTTAATAGTCAGTATTTATAGATAGACAGTTATGTGACTTGGTGTACTtccattttatacttattttggttttatcatatattattttatataaaaattataacaattaaTGAAAATTCCTCTTTACCTAGTTCACAGACCAAATCACAAATCTGGCTAAATAAATTCTGATAAATTTAAACTAGTATAGCACTAAATGAgagaattcaaaaatattttttagtatcaattcatacacacacacacacacactgaggatCTAATCtcagagcactttaccactgaggtacattccccagccctttttattttttattttgagaaagagtctaaGTTGGTAttgaccttgagatcctcctgtctcagccttctgattcactgagattacaggcatgcaccactgtgctgggcttCTATTCATATTTTTGACAGTcagatttttccaaaaatatatggacagattatttaaaatgcattcacTTTGTTTTTGTGAATGATACTTTATACCTTTAATTCTGTAGATGTTTTTCCCTGCTGTGGTAGTTCCGAACCATTTACTGACTGCATTCAAACTAATATtcttcccatattttttattggtatattataattatacataatggtgggacttACTATTACACGTTCATATGTACACACAATTTAACAATGTGATTTGGTCAATgtcatggtttgaatatgaggtgtcatCCAAAAACTGTTAATGTAGGAggttgaaatgattagattatgagaactggaacctaatcagtccattctggTTTCAGTGgactaactgggtgataactctaggcaggtggggtatggctggaaggGCAGGTCAATGGGTGCATGCTCTGGAAGTGTCCATCTTCTGTGAGTCCCCTTccactctctgtttcctggctaccatgagcagCTCCCCTCTGCCATTCTATTCCACCATGGTGTTTTGCCTCAtcttggcccagagcaatggagccagtccaccatggactaaacctctgaaactgtgagccaaaatagacttccttctctaagttgtccttttcatgtattttagcagcaacaacaacaatgacaacaacaaaaagctaaccTAGTCAAAGCTGCCAATATTTCCTTCCTCCCCTACACTCTCCCCGCAGgtccctttccttcctctagTGTTTCCCTTTGATTACCATAAGACAGTGCCATCCACCTTTCTTTTCATTTGCCCTCTCCAGCTTTCACATAAGAGAGAAAACCTACAACTCTCAACTTCCTGAGTTAGGTtagtttcacttaacataatgctctcaagttccatttatttacctgcaaatgacattaatttcattcttctttatggctggataaaactccattgtatgtatgaatgtgcatatacgtgtgtgtgtgtgtgtgtgtgtgtgtgtgtctgtatattttctttatccatccaatGATGAACATCTGATCTTCCATAATttgactactgtgaattgtgttgctatacacatggtatgcatgtatcactatagcatGATGACTTtgaattctttaggataaatgccAAGGATTTATATAGCTAGGTTATAAAGTGCTTCGATTCCTTGACTTTTGAGGAAAATCCACAAGGATTTCTGTAATGGTTGTACTAACTTAAAATCCCaccaaaagtataaaaatatttccccccttatcttctcaaatatttattactgTCAAACCTAAATTTTATTAAAGGAGTTGTGGTCAGAGCCAAAGGAAATATACTTAGCCTCCAACAGTTTAAGGTTAAACTTAAAAGAAAGGAAGCTAGCACCTCATCTTAGTTTGATCCTTGctatacaaaaagataaaaaataaaaaacataatccTGCTATGAGAACAAAATATCTTCTCAATTCTAAGCATTCTATTGGTGTTTGAAACTTTATTACTTTTTGTCCTTACAATGATTAATTTCTGCACtttaaaaacaagtattttaGCAAAATATCTTGATTTGTCATGACATCAGAGATGATTTAAGACTTTTAGAAGAGtacacttaaaaaatgaaaactctgtTGAATGTGCATACActgtaaatttatataatatataagtgTGTTGAAAATGAACCCCCCAAAATAATAGTTCTATTCAAAagctaaaaagataaaattagtaACATAGtacaaataagaacaaaaaattggaaatgttaaactataataatttctataaaaaacacacattaaattgtatgagaaaaatataaaggatcTACGTCTATCCCCATAACACCCATGCAATAAACACACCTCAATGTGGGACacagctcagtgctagagtgcttatgtagcatgtgcaagggtgtgtgtttgatccccagcacttccccctcaaaaaccaaacagagctaatatatataatataaacagagattaaataaataaacctgaatAACATATAtctaataataagaagaaagacCACAAACAGCATCTTTAAACATggaaaaaaggcaaaactaagtaagttactaaagaaaaataacacgAAGGAAGAAAAGCATGTCAAAACGGAGGCTGCAAAACTATTGTCTGTAATGTCTTGGAGGACATATTcaaagaaagagggctgggtata from Marmota flaviventris isolate mMarFla1 chromosome 18, mMarFla1.hap1, whole genome shotgun sequence includes:
- the LOC139702806 gene encoding zinc finger protein 773-like, which encodes MRSCSIHESKKCFISSEAKKDFSDSLNHLQLQVTQSRGRQQKNIEYMEAFHNGHKCYKCSECGKAFCQKYRLAQHQRVHTGERLYECHECGKAFSYKHILVQHQRIHTGERPYECNKCGKAFSNKPTLVRHQRIHTGERPYECGKFFSQSSSLSEHQRIHTGSRPYKCNECGKFFTSNSNPIKHQIVHTGTRPYECSECEKVFNQSPSLIKHQRVYTGERPYECNECGTFFSQSSTLIKHQRVHTGSRPYKCFECGKCFSQSFGLTQHQRVRRGERPYECSECGEFFSQSSQLTRHHKVQTEKCLMSAVNVE